The Thermotoga sp. Ku-13t DNA segment CTCAATCTTTTCTCGAGCCGTGAGAAGGCGTACGCGCTGAGCCACACAATGGAAAGGTAGATCAGCGCTGTGAGCAGATAGACCTTGAAGAACTCGAAATTTCTGCTCGCTATGAATTTCGCCTGCGCCATCATCTCAGGTGCTCCTATGATGTAAGCCATTGAAGTGTATTTGAGTAAGTATATGAATTCGTTCGTCCACGCGGGGATGACACGCCGCAGAGCCTGTGGCAGGATGATCAACCTCACAGCTTGCCATTTGCTCATACCGACGGAGTAGGCTGCTCTCATCTGTCCTGCTCCGATCGATTGAACCGCACCCCTTATGTACTCGGCTTGGTATGCCGCACTGTTTATTGTGAAACCTATCAACGCTGCGACCAGCGGTGAGAGCCTAATCCCGTAGGCAGGCAGACCGTAGTAGAGTATGAAGAGCTGAACGAGCATGGGTGTTCCTCTTATCAGTTCTATGAAACCAGCGCAGAGCACGCTCACAATTTTGTTCGCAAAAACTCTTCCCACGCACAGTGCTATGCCGATCAAAAGTCCGGCCCCGGCAGCGAGCATGGTGAGATACAACGTAACTACGAGCCCGTTCATCAACTTCGGCAGAGATTGCTGCACGATTTGCAAAAAGCTCATCGCGCCTTCTCCCCGTACAGCTCGCTGAGTTTCTTGAGAAACTGTCTCGCACGGTCGGTCTTGGGGTTGGTGAAAAACTCTTCGGGTGTGCCCTGCTCCAGAATCACGCCGCCTTCCATGAATATGATCTCGTCCGCCACACTCCGTGCAAAACCAAGTTCGTGTGTAACCACAACCATCGTCATACCTTCTCTGGCGAGGTCCGTCATCACCGACAACACCTCACCGATGAGCTCAGGGTCGAGTGCCGAGGTCGGTTCGTCGAAGAGTATGAGCTTCGGTCTCATCGCGAGGGCTCTGGCGATGGCGACACGCTGTTTTTGACCACCGGAAAGCTGAGACGGATAATGGTTCGCCTTGTCCAGCAGCCCGACCTTTCTGAGTTGTTCGAGGGCGATTTCTGTCGCTTCTTCCTTGGAGAGCTTTTGAACCTTCATGGGACCGATCCTCACGTTGTCGAGCGCGGTCAGATGGTTGAACAGGTTGAAATCTTGAAAAACGAAACCTATCTTCTGCCTCATCTTCTGGGCGTTCCTCGATGTGATCTCTTCACCTTCGAGAAAAACTCTGCCAGAATCAGGTTCGACGAGACGGTTTATGCAGGCGAGCAGGGTGCTCTTGCCCGTCCCGCTCGGACCCAGAATGACCACAGTTTGGCCCCTCTTCACATCAAAAGAAACACCCTTCAACACTTCGAGAGAACCGAAACGTTTTCTCAGATCCTCCACTCTCAACACGACGTCATCCACGTCAATGCGGTACCTCCCTCATCTCGAAACCGGGGATCGTGAGTTTCTTTTCAATCGTGGCAAAAATCTTGTTGGCCGAAACTGTCAAAATGAGATATATCGCCGCGCAGGTTAAAAAGATCAGCATGGGTTCATACGTTCTCGCCACGATGTAACTGCCTTGCCTGAG contains these protein-coding regions:
- a CDS encoding amino acid ABC transporter permease, coding for MSFLQIVQQSLPKLMNGLVVTLYLTMLAAGAGLLIGIALCVGRVFANKIVSVLCAGFIELIRGTPMLVQLFILYYGLPAYGIRLSPLVAALIGFTINSAAYQAEYIRGAVQSIGAGQMRAAYSVGMSKWQAVRLIILPQALRRVIPAWTNEFIYLLKYTSMAYIIGAPEMMAQAKFIASRNFEFFKVYLLTALIYLSIVWLSAYAFSRLEKRLRIPGTVVGER
- a CDS encoding amino acid ABC transporter ATP-binding protein; this encodes MDDVVLRVEDLRKRFGSLEVLKGVSFDVKRGQTVVILGPSGTGKSTLLACINRLVEPDSGRVFLEGEEITSRNAQKMRQKIGFVFQDFNLFNHLTALDNVRIGPMKVQKLSKEEATEIALEQLRKVGLLDKANHYPSQLSGGQKQRVAIARALAMRPKLILFDEPTSALDPELIGEVLSVMTDLAREGMTMVVVTHELGFARSVADEIIFMEGGVILEQGTPEEFFTNPKTDRARQFLKKLSELYGEKAR